Proteins encoded in a region of the Deltaproteobacteria bacterium genome:
- a CDS encoding biopolymer transporter ExbD has product MAGAAVDNEDEAITGINVTPLVDITLVLLIIFMVTARYIVKETIEVELPRAAHGGETVQKTFAVLVTREGRSFLNGVPVDDEALVSEVHKARAAGEDVQAIVGADKNATHGTVTHLLDLLKGAGVTKFAIQIEKQQ; this is encoded by the coding sequence ATGGCGGGCGCGGCGGTGGACAACGAGGACGAGGCGATCACCGGGATCAACGTGACCCCGCTGGTGGACATCACGCTCGTGCTGCTGATCATCTTCATGGTGACCGCGAGGTACATCGTGAAGGAGACCATCGAGGTGGAGCTGCCCCGGGCGGCGCACGGTGGCGAGACCGTGCAGAAGACGTTCGCGGTGCTGGTGACGCGGGAGGGCAGGTCGTTCCTCAACGGCGTTCCCGTCGACGACGAGGCGCTGGTGTCCGAAGTGCACAAGGCGCGCGCGGCGGGCGAGGACGTGCAGGCGATCGTCGGCGCGGACAAGAACGCGACGCACGGCACGGTCACGCACCTGCTGGACCTGCTCAAGGGAGCCGGAGTGACGAAGTTCGCCATCCAGATCGAGAAGCAGCAGTAG
- a CDS encoding MotA/TolQ/ExbB proton channel family protein codes for MVERALYFGSRRMSKVFPRLLELCLSGDLKSAATLATTDSMEAEVVRAAAGVVEGGTPAVEKAVQSIIDRRRLEYEKWLFVLGTLGNNAPFIGLFGTVLGIIRAFVDLAAANKSGGGTNTASVMTGISEALVATAVGLLVAIPAVMAFNIFQRLLKRVIGRSNALGNAIASGLHLRNGSN; via the coding sequence ATGGTGGAGCGGGCGCTCTACTTCGGCAGCCGGCGAATGTCGAAGGTATTCCCGCGGCTGCTCGAGTTGTGCCTGAGCGGCGACCTCAAGTCCGCGGCGACGCTGGCGACCACCGACTCGATGGAGGCGGAAGTCGTCCGCGCGGCCGCTGGAGTCGTGGAGGGCGGCACGCCGGCGGTGGAGAAGGCCGTCCAGTCCATCATCGACCGGCGGCGCCTCGAATACGAGAAGTGGCTGTTCGTGCTCGGCACTCTGGGAAACAACGCCCCCTTCATCGGTCTGTTCGGGACCGTGCTGGGCATCATTCGCGCCTTCGTCGACCTGGCCGCGGCGAACAAGAGTGGCGGCGGAACCAACACGGCCTCCGTGATGACCGGGATCTCGGAGGCTCTGGTCGCCACCGCGGTCGGACTCTTGGTGGCCATTCCCGCGGTGATGGCGTTCAACATCTTCCAGCGGTTGCTCAAGCGCGTGATCGGTCGCTCGAATGCGCTGGGCAATGCCATCGCTTCGGGGCTTCATCTGCGGAACGGGAGCAACTGA
- a CDS encoding ROK family protein, producing the protein MKRDELYLGVDLGGVNVRAAVVDATGHVLGQEKHRLLSKEPPQVAEAVLRAAKTACGAAGMPFSEMKAMGLGVAGLIDREQGLVRSAPTLGWRDVPFIKLLQARTPRTPLWIASELSVSAWGERAVGAGRGANDLIVVLVGSNIGAGIVMAGKLYEGAAGAAGELGHIQVVPNGRNCSCGQRGCLEAYAGGQNLAAWARDDLRIAMAAARAGGQRYPAVGRKLLDLVGEPDKMTVSAMEKAAHEGDELSTRLLDEAGRLLGIALANLVTMLNPARLLLGGGVLLGSPRMTRAAISGVEAHATKSSRAVLQISAPELGEQAGVVGAALLARESLSAAA; encoded by the coding sequence ATGAAGCGCGACGAGCTGTACCTCGGCGTCGATCTGGGCGGCGTGAATGTGCGCGCCGCGGTGGTCGATGCCACAGGCCACGTGCTCGGGCAGGAAAAGCACCGCCTGCTCTCCAAGGAGCCTCCGCAGGTGGCGGAGGCGGTGCTGCGAGCGGCGAAGACGGCGTGCGGCGCCGCCGGAATGCCGTTTTCGGAAATGAAGGCGATGGGGCTCGGCGTTGCCGGGCTCATCGACCGCGAGCAGGGCCTGGTGCGCAGCGCGCCGACCCTCGGCTGGCGCGACGTCCCGTTCATCAAGCTGCTGCAGGCGCGCACTCCGCGGACGCCGCTGTGGATCGCCAGCGAGCTCTCCGTCTCTGCCTGGGGCGAGCGCGCGGTCGGCGCTGGACGGGGCGCGAACGATCTCATCGTCGTTCTCGTCGGAAGCAACATCGGCGCCGGGATCGTCATGGCCGGCAAGCTCTATGAAGGCGCCGCCGGCGCTGCCGGCGAGCTCGGTCACATCCAGGTCGTCCCCAACGGGCGCAATTGTTCCTGCGGGCAGCGGGGCTGCCTCGAGGCCTATGCGGGCGGGCAGAATCTCGCTGCCTGGGCTCGCGACGACCTGCGCATCGCGATGGCCGCAGCGCGCGCTGGGGGTCAGCGCTATCCCGCCGTCGGCCGCAAGCTGCTCGACCTCGTCGGCGAGCCCGACAAGATGACCGTCTCCGCGATGGAGAAGGCCGCGCACGAGGGAGACGAGCTGTCGACGAGGCTGCTCGACGAAGCAGGGCGGCTCCTCGGGATCGCTCTCGCCAACCTCGTCACCATGCTCAACCCGGCGCGACTCCTGCTCGGCGGCGGGGTCCTCCTCGGCTCGCCGCGCATGACCCGGGCAGCCATCTCTGGAGTCGAGGCGCACGCCACGAAGTCTTCGCGCGCCGTGCTGCAGATCTCTGCCCCCGAATTGGGCGAACAGGCCGGAGTGGTCGGGGCGGCGCTGCTGGCCAGGGAATCCCTGTCGGCCGCCGCCTAG
- a CDS encoding energy transducer TonB yields MQRRASRVLLPLGTSVALHAAIAVFIVALAVRPRPIPQVPIQILVVDVPPATKAPEPPPRPVPMKVARAPRTPRALPPPTPTPLPPSSTPSPPTSEAPRSMQNPVVITGITMESTSQGGAFVVGAGNTLRSAPEKVARDPQMVKPYKADQYATAAQVNELPRPLNRDALNLRKYYPPQARKNGFEGDVVLRLLIDADGSIAKVDVVSDPGEGLGPAAAQAVRELRFSPAKVNGVAVATTVPFTIHFTLD; encoded by the coding sequence ATGCAGCGTCGAGCTTCCAGAGTGCTCCTGCCGCTTGGGACGTCGGTCGCGTTGCACGCGGCGATCGCCGTCTTCATCGTCGCCCTCGCGGTTCGACCGAGACCGATTCCGCAGGTGCCCATCCAGATCCTGGTCGTCGACGTGCCACCCGCGACAAAGGCGCCGGAGCCGCCGCCGAGACCGGTGCCGATGAAGGTCGCTCGCGCTCCGCGCACGCCTCGAGCCCTGCCGCCGCCGACCCCCACTCCTTTGCCGCCGTCGAGCACTCCGTCGCCGCCGACCAGCGAGGCGCCGCGAAGCATGCAGAATCCCGTCGTGATCACAGGAATCACGATGGAGAGCACGTCTCAGGGCGGCGCGTTCGTGGTGGGCGCCGGGAATACGTTGCGAAGCGCGCCGGAGAAGGTGGCACGCGATCCCCAGATGGTGAAGCCGTACAAGGCAGACCAGTATGCCACGGCGGCACAGGTCAACGAGCTGCCGCGGCCGCTCAACCGCGATGCCCTGAACCTGCGCAAGTACTACCCGCCGCAGGCGCGGAAGAACGGCTTCGAAGGCGACGTGGTGCTGCGACTGTTGATCGACGCGGACGGCAGCATCGCCAAGGTGGACGTCGTCAGCGATCCCGGAGAGGGCCTCGGCCCCGCGGCCGCACAAGCGGTTCGCGAGCTGCGATTCTCACCCGCCAAGGTGAACGGCGTCGCTGTTGCCACGACCGTCCCCTTCACGATTCACTTCACGCTCGATTGA